The following coding sequences lie in one Halogeometricum rufum genomic window:
- a CDS encoding DUF7266 family protein: protein MSDRGRRDGPLGRESESRADRALSPVVGKALELGIVVLFIALLTTTFYGDVVPDYRTAAAAEVGERALVGAAESVESSVPSRTARIDRRVAVSLPATIRGDPYRVRAVPAANGSAAELVLDHPDDGVGGRVTLSFPARGANVSGTWRSVSESWVVVRGDGGHVAVTLSNGTPAANDGATAGRVEASAARRPSAHGGQP from the coding sequence GTGAGCGACCGGGGACGACGGGACGGACCGCTCGGCCGGGAGAGCGAGTCGCGCGCCGACCGCGCCCTCTCGCCGGTCGTCGGGAAAGCGCTCGAACTCGGCATCGTCGTGCTGTTCATCGCCCTCCTCACGACGACGTTCTACGGCGACGTGGTGCCCGACTACCGGACCGCCGCCGCGGCCGAGGTGGGCGAACGCGCCCTCGTCGGTGCCGCCGAGTCCGTCGAGTCGTCGGTGCCGTCGCGGACGGCGCGCATCGACCGCCGCGTCGCCGTCTCGCTCCCGGCGACGATTCGAGGCGACCCGTACCGGGTCCGCGCCGTCCCGGCGGCGAACGGGAGCGCGGCCGAGTTGGTCCTCGACCACCCGGACGACGGCGTCGGCGGCCGAGTGACGCTCTCGTTCCCGGCGCGCGGCGCGAACGTGTCCGGGACGTGGCGGAGCGTGAGCGAGTCGTGGGTCGTCGTCCGCGGCGACGGGGGGCACGTGGCCGTGACGCTGTCGAACGGGACCCCGGCCGCGAACGACGGGGCGACCGCTGGCCGCGTCGAGGCGTCGGCCGCCCGGCGTCCGAGCGCTCACGGGGGGCAGCCGTGA
- a CDS encoding DUF7289 family protein, which produces MTAEGSRSDRAQSAVVGVAILLGLTVVGVGVLTAAAGTAIQEGASTAATARVADGLDDALDAGTAAEGDATVRLAGGTIRVADRRVRVLNDSGVVWTAAAGGLVYESGDRRVSAVAGAVAVGEGNRSRLDAPPSIAPANGTLYVGVPVLNASGTDAVSARGTTVPVRLETAPTHERRLLPTDRYRVAVETAAPGAWERAFRDRNATTTRRDFDGDGTPSVVAAFPGRRTVHLVVHDVRLRMEVGA; this is translated from the coding sequence ATGACGGCCGAAGGCTCTCGCTCCGACCGCGCTCAGTCCGCCGTCGTCGGCGTCGCCATCCTCCTCGGCCTCACCGTCGTCGGCGTCGGCGTCCTCACCGCCGCCGCGGGGACGGCGATTCAGGAGGGAGCGTCGACGGCCGCGACTGCCCGCGTCGCCGACGGACTGGACGACGCTCTCGACGCCGGCACCGCCGCGGAGGGAGACGCGACGGTCCGACTCGCCGGCGGGACGATTCGCGTCGCCGACCGGCGCGTCCGCGTGCTGAACGACTCCGGCGTCGTCTGGACCGCCGCGGCGGGCGGGCTGGTGTACGAGTCCGGCGACAGGCGGGTGTCGGCCGTCGCGGGCGCCGTCGCCGTCGGCGAGGGGAACCGAAGCCGACTGGACGCGCCGCCGAGTATCGCGCCCGCGAACGGGACGCTGTACGTCGGCGTCCCCGTCTTGAACGCCTCCGGGACGGACGCCGTCTCGGCGCGCGGGACGACGGTGCCCGTTCGACTCGAAACCGCGCCGACGCACGAGCGACGACTCCTCCCGACGGACCGCTACCGCGTCGCCGTGGAGACGGCGGCCCCCGGCGCGTGGGAACGGGCGTTCCGCGACCGGAACGCGACGACGACCCGGCGCGACTTCGACGGCGACGGGACGCCGAGCGTCGTCGCGGCGTTCCCCGGCCGTCGCACCGTCCACCTCGTCGTCCACGACGTGCGACTGCGGATGGAGGTGGGGGCGTGA
- a CDS encoding helix-turn-helix domain-containing protein — MTIIGKFHVTAEMFPLTATLQSVPDAVIEVERVVSMRTTLTPYFWVSDCDLAAFERAVDEDPSIQNVRRLDTFEDAGLFRGEWTEQTEAILFVYREVNAVILEATGRRDGWSLRVRFENYHSLQDFNEYCQANGIEFELKQLFDETEGHQGSQFGLTEKQADALTTAWRAGYFETPRRATLEDVADELGIAKQSAGQLLRRAHHRLVGNALATTPPDDEPEKGI; from the coding sequence ATGACCATCATCGGAAAGTTCCACGTCACGGCGGAGATGTTCCCGCTGACGGCGACGCTGCAGTCCGTTCCCGACGCGGTCATCGAGGTCGAACGCGTCGTGTCGATGCGGACGACGCTGACGCCGTACTTCTGGGTCTCGGACTGCGACCTCGCGGCGTTCGAACGCGCCGTCGACGAAGACCCGTCGATACAGAACGTGCGCCGACTGGACACGTTCGAGGACGCGGGGCTGTTCAGGGGCGAGTGGACCGAGCAGACGGAGGCCATCCTCTTCGTCTACAGGGAGGTCAACGCGGTCATCCTGGAGGCGACGGGGCGACGCGACGGGTGGTCGCTCCGGGTCCGGTTCGAGAACTATCACAGCCTGCAGGACTTCAACGAGTACTGCCAGGCGAACGGCATCGAGTTCGAACTGAAGCAACTGTTCGACGAGACGGAGGGACACCAGGGCTCGCAGTTCGGACTCACGGAGAAGCAGGCCGACGCGCTCACGACGGCCTGGCGGGCGGGCTACTTCGAGACGCCCCGACGGGCCACCCTCGAAGACGTGGCCGACGAACTCGGCATCGCGAAGCAGTCCGCCGGCCAGTTGCTGCGCCGCGCGCATCACAGGCTGGTCGGGAACGCACTCGCGACCACGCCGCCCGACGACGAACCCGAGAAGGGTATTTAA
- a CDS encoding DUF7263 family protein — protein sequence MTAARGQANLVGLAAALVLLTAVTTGSVVLAGVALADADTDPAARHAGETLADRLVAADAAHTRRANAVEWDAVRSLNATAVDRIAPSVRGREVRVRLGDRTLVERGDPDGVTVRRLVRVERTDRRTTTVNLSGRRTVTLPNRTRTVELDVTTDGTTTLTAVRAHDRIVLRDPHGLSGTYEFRVTRVGPPHLSFATDDGVDGVVRIRWTATNATVEPLEVTVGA from the coding sequence GTGACCGCCGCCCGCGGACAGGCGAACCTCGTCGGTCTGGCCGCCGCCCTCGTCCTCCTCACCGCGGTGACGACGGGCAGCGTCGTCCTCGCCGGCGTCGCCCTCGCGGACGCCGACACCGACCCCGCCGCCCGGCACGCCGGCGAGACCCTCGCGGACCGCCTCGTCGCCGCCGACGCCGCCCACACCCGACGGGCGAACGCCGTCGAATGGGACGCGGTCCGGTCGCTGAACGCCACCGCGGTGGACCGCATCGCACCGTCGGTCCGCGGCCGCGAGGTGCGCGTCCGACTGGGCGACCGGACCCTCGTCGAACGCGGCGACCCCGACGGGGTCACCGTCCGTCGACTCGTCAGGGTCGAGCGGACGGACCGACGGACGACGACGGTGAACCTCTCGGGGCGTCGGACGGTGACGCTGCCGAACCGAACGCGGACGGTCGAACTCGACGTCACGACCGACGGGACCACGACGCTGACCGCCGTCCGCGCGCACGACCGCATCGTGCTCCGGGACCCGCACGGCCTCTCGGGCACCTACGAGTTCCGTGTGACGCGCGTCGGCCCGCCGCACCTCTCGTTCGCGACGGACGACGGCGTCGACGGCGTCGTCAGAATCCGCTGGACGGCGACGAACGCGACGGTCGAACCGCTGGAGGTGACCGTCGGTGCGTGA
- a CDS encoding type II/IV secretion system ATPase subunit, translating to MSGRVRGGGAGTAGVVEAVPSPLPPDDGSAWYAPDVRAQYEVVPGVVATVRDDDGVGFRYEVDEPGLGPREEAALARVRDHFSVVNRRRPLTRQGTAERADEGVPPKYRRVFDRLLDVSPAARRRVEYYALRELRLLGEVTPLALDDHIDVVDVGREGEDGTLVVHTENYAPAATAYRTDAEFADRVAGERLRHYTVPFGGFDVDVVLHRDHLLGDDRFTTKYAVLEPDLLPGDEALIAECKERIWEANAGELVEDRAAFVRERARQFLSRRLTARNTRAWVEATQFRVRTALAEYGLALPPVDRRFAEDRLDDLVYYVLRDYVGEGVLTVPIRDPNLEDIEANRVGERVKVIPRAGVADDAAIGGGRVPTNLAFDDETSFVNVVTQLAAADGVELNASRPSAKVNLRPEGVDETIRCAVALPVISEGGPHVSIRKQSAEPMTPVDLVRLDALPIELVALLWMLYEHHRVVLFSGPTGVGKTTLMNAHMPFIPYDHRPVSIDEGSREVRLPHETGISLTTRDHESEFKRVSMADLMTEANYLNPDVEVIAEVNTPASFETFAEVLNTGHGVVGTTHAEDVETLVNRVVEQGLPAYLLRELDLVVFPHRADGDRYVGEVVELVDEAGYEALPPTARKGTVEKGGETLHWNTVLWRETDGSFSLAYDHPRLGDDHHRLSHRVFHRIAHATDREVEAVEAEFLRKRGYVEYLVREDVSEFDRVFGFLSDLRTDEAATVERVRRRMAEDGGRTDA from the coding sequence ATGAGCGGTCGAGTGCGGGGCGGCGGCGCGGGGACGGCGGGCGTCGTCGAGGCGGTTCCGTCGCCGCTTCCGCCGGACGACGGGAGCGCGTGGTACGCCCCGGACGTCCGCGCGCAGTACGAAGTCGTCCCGGGCGTCGTCGCCACCGTCCGCGACGACGACGGCGTCGGCTTCCGCTACGAGGTGGACGAACCGGGCCTCGGCCCGCGGGAGGAGGCGGCCTTAGCGCGGGTCAGAGACCACTTCTCGGTCGTGAACCGTCGCCGACCGCTGACGAGGCAGGGGACCGCCGAACGCGCCGACGAGGGCGTGCCGCCGAAGTACCGCCGCGTGTTCGACCGTCTGCTCGACGTGTCGCCCGCGGCCCGGCGTCGCGTCGAGTACTACGCGCTCCGCGAGTTGCGACTGCTCGGCGAGGTGACGCCGTTGGCGCTGGACGACCACATCGACGTGGTGGACGTGGGCCGCGAGGGCGAGGACGGAACGCTCGTCGTCCACACGGAGAACTACGCGCCCGCGGCGACGGCGTACCGGACGGACGCCGAGTTCGCCGACCGGGTCGCGGGCGAGCGACTGCGGCACTACACCGTCCCGTTCGGCGGGTTCGACGTGGACGTGGTCCTGCACCGCGACCACCTCCTCGGCGACGACCGGTTCACCACCAAGTACGCCGTCCTCGAACCCGACCTGCTGCCGGGCGACGAGGCTCTCATCGCCGAGTGCAAAGAGCGCATCTGGGAGGCCAACGCGGGCGAACTCGTGGAGGACCGGGCCGCGTTCGTCCGCGAACGCGCCCGGCAGTTCCTCTCGCGTCGCCTGACGGCCCGGAACACCCGCGCGTGGGTCGAGGCCACCCAGTTCCGCGTGCGGACGGCCCTCGCCGAGTACGGTCTGGCCCTCCCGCCCGTCGACCGCCGGTTCGCCGAGGACCGACTGGACGACCTGGTCTACTACGTCCTCCGCGACTACGTGGGCGAGGGCGTCCTCACCGTCCCCATCCGCGACCCCAACTTGGAGGACATCGAGGCCAACCGCGTCGGCGAACGCGTGAAGGTCATCCCGCGTGCGGGCGTCGCCGACGACGCCGCCATCGGCGGCGGCCGGGTCCCGACGAACCTCGCGTTCGACGACGAGACGAGTTTCGTCAACGTCGTCACCCAGTTGGCCGCCGCCGACGGCGTGGAGTTGAACGCCTCCCGGCCGTCGGCGAAGGTGAACCTCCGGCCCGAAGGCGTCGACGAGACGATTCGCTGCGCCGTCGCCCTGCCGGTCATCTCCGAGGGCGGCCCGCACGTCTCCATCCGCAAGCAGTCCGCGGAGCCGATGACGCCCGTGGACCTCGTCCGCCTCGACGCCCTCCCGATAGAGCTGGTCGCCCTTCTGTGGATGTTGTACGAACACCACCGCGTCGTCCTGTTCTCCGGGCCGACGGGCGTGGGGAAGACGACGCTGATGAACGCGCACATGCCGTTCATCCCGTACGACCACCGCCCGGTCAGCATCGACGAAGGGTCACGCGAGGTGCGCCTACCGCACGAGACGGGCATCTCGCTGACGACGCGGGACCACGAGTCCGAGTTCAAGCGCGTCTCGATGGCGGACCTGATGACCGAGGCGAACTACCTCAATCCGGACGTCGAGGTCATCGCCGAGGTGAACACGCCCGCCTCGTTCGAGACGTTCGCCGAGGTGCTGAACACGGGCCACGGCGTCGTCGGGACGACGCACGCCGAGGACGTCGAGACGCTGGTGAACCGCGTCGTCGAACAGGGGCTTCCCGCCTACCTCCTGCGGGAGTTGGACCTCGTCGTGTTCCCGCACCGCGCGGACGGCGACCGGTACGTCGGCGAGGTGGTCGAACTCGTCGACGAGGCGGGCTACGAGGCGCTCCCGCCGACGGCGCGGAAGGGCACCGTCGAGAAGGGCGGCGAGACGCTCCACTGGAACACCGTCCTGTGGCGCGAGACGGACGGGTCGTTCTCGCTGGCGTACGACCACCCGCGCCTCGGCGACGACCACCACCGCCTCTCCCACCGCGTGTTCCACCGCATCGCCCACGCGACGGACAGAGAGGTCGAGGCGGTCGAGGCGGAGTTCCTCCGCAAGCGCGGCTACGTCGAGTACCTCGTCCGCGAAGACGTCTCCGAGTTCGACCGCGTGTTCGGCTTCCTCTCGGACCTCCGCACGGACGAGGCGGCGACGGTCGAACGCGTCCGACGGCGGATGGCCGAAGACGGGGGACGGACCGATGCCTGA
- a CDS encoding DUF7262 family protein: MREDRAQLATPLVEVTVGILLVLAVSLGFAVVPVETDDAPTLDRTAADALSVLAVEPPVGTGTDRLTAACRSPSAFDTESDALDRRLRAMLPTPLSYRLETPHGAVGQPLPSGLPTGAASLTTDGCTVTLRVWSA, encoded by the coding sequence GTGCGTGAGGACCGAGCGCAACTGGCGACGCCGCTGGTCGAGGTGACCGTTGGAATCCTCCTCGTCCTCGCCGTCTCGCTGGGGTTCGCAGTCGTCCCCGTCGAGACGGACGACGCGCCGACGCTGGACCGGACGGCGGCGGACGCGCTCTCGGTGCTGGCCGTCGAACCGCCGGTCGGGACGGGGACGGACCGGCTCACCGCCGCCTGCCGGTCGCCGTCGGCGTTCGACACCGAATCCGACGCGCTCGACCGGCGACTGCGCGCGATGCTTCCGACCCCCCTCTCGTACCGGCTTGAGACGCCGCACGGAGCCGTTGGACAGCCGCTACCGTCCGGTCTGCCGACCGGCGCGGCGTCGCTGACGACCGACGGCTGTACGGTGACGCTCAGGGTGTGGTCCGCGTGA
- a CDS encoding type II secretion system F family protein → MTQTATRPTTARDDSISVVDRVLYALFARHADASRHERDRRAYRGTDLRVGFDLFLARVYGASWAAMLLVAVPLPAAALALPAATLDGWVAFAESVVPLAGRLPVPRVPRLLLGVCGALLVGGAVKRAVVALGGRYLRWVAAARRANIDRTLPGAVRYLHVLASGSDGRRAMLRRVADTDAYGETAVSLRKALNTAAMTGNVNEGLRRVARDTPAENTLAPFLLKFREHADQGSDALRNYLRMESRMLGHQQDRARRRAEGFLELLAEIFIVLLVLPALLVIILTVMSVIAPGLSSTVPTPVGATTLRGLIVYASGAFILAVGLGAASLVATIRPPDQTVTYTRPDTTLGMLATATTNPASATLAFVPLGVVGAVVAAVAGSTLVDVALAGYVVYAVPVGVVAVRRARLDGAKDRELKDFVHAVSGHVSLGRPFPEAVEHVARDVELGPLSGDVADLALNLRLTSPNTGTDEDLRTAALDRFVERVGTPMAEQTIGLVIGALDSGSDTGTVFETLQSEVGRLYHQKRALRSGMLVYVAVGWTTALLVVGITVATGAQVFDGFAQLSSMSDLSGVAIDPQAVDLERDRYRIYVTTQATMLASGWFAGVASRGRYEALLHSGALVAVCHAVFAGAGLI, encoded by the coding sequence GTGACCCAGACGGCCACCCGGCCGACGACCGCGCGCGACGACTCCATCTCCGTCGTCGACCGCGTGCTGTACGCCCTGTTCGCCCGCCACGCCGACGCGTCGCGGCACGAACGCGACCGGCGCGCCTACCGCGGCACCGACCTCCGCGTGGGCTTCGACCTGTTCCTCGCGCGGGTGTACGGCGCATCGTGGGCCGCGATGCTCCTCGTCGCGGTGCCCCTCCCGGCCGCCGCCCTCGCGCTTCCGGCCGCGACGCTCGACGGCTGGGTCGCGTTCGCGGAGTCCGTCGTCCCACTCGCGGGACGGCTCCCGGTTCCGCGCGTCCCGCGCCTACTCCTCGGGGTCTGCGGCGCACTCCTCGTCGGCGGCGCGGTCAAGCGCGCCGTCGTCGCCCTCGGCGGTCGGTACCTCCGGTGGGTCGCCGCCGCGCGCCGGGCGAACATCGACCGGACGCTCCCGGGCGCAGTGCGCTACCTCCACGTCCTCGCCTCCGGCAGCGACGGCCGACGGGCGATGCTCCGTCGCGTCGCCGACACGGACGCCTACGGCGAGACGGCCGTCTCCCTCCGGAAGGCGCTCAACACCGCCGCGATGACCGGCAACGTCAACGAGGGCCTGCGCCGCGTCGCTCGCGACACGCCGGCGGAGAACACGCTGGCCCCCTTCCTCCTGAAGTTCAGAGAGCACGCCGACCAGGGCTCCGACGCCCTACGGAACTACCTCCGGATGGAGAGTCGGATGCTCGGCCACCAGCAGGACCGCGCCCGCCGACGGGCCGAGGGCTTCCTCGAACTCCTCGCGGAGATATTCATCGTCCTCCTCGTCCTCCCCGCCCTCCTGGTCATCATCCTGACCGTGATGAGCGTCATCGCGCCCGGCCTGTCGTCGACGGTGCCGACGCCCGTCGGGGCGACGACGCTCCGCGGCCTCATCGTCTACGCCAGCGGCGCGTTCATCCTCGCCGTCGGCCTCGGCGCGGCGTCGCTGGTGGCGACGATTCGACCGCCGGACCAGACGGTGACGTACACGCGCCCGGACACGACGCTCGGCATGCTGGCGACGGCGACGACCAACCCCGCGAGCGCGACGCTCGCGTTCGTCCCTCTCGGCGTCGTCGGCGCAGTCGTCGCCGCCGTCGCGGGGTCGACGCTCGTCGACGTCGCCCTCGCCGGCTACGTCGTCTACGCCGTCCCCGTCGGCGTCGTCGCCGTCCGCCGCGCGCGCCTCGACGGCGCGAAGGACCGCGAACTGAAGGACTTCGTCCACGCCGTCTCGGGGCACGTCAGCCTCGGCCGTCCGTTCCCCGAGGCGGTCGAACACGTCGCCCGCGACGTGGAGTTGGGACCCCTCTCTGGCGACGTGGCGGATTTGGCGCTCAACCTCCGGCTCACGTCGCCGAACACCGGCACGGACGAGGACCTGCGAACCGCCGCCCTGGACCGGTTCGTCGAACGCGTCGGGACGCCGATGGCCGAGCAGACCATCGGCCTCGTCATCGGCGCACTCGACTCCGGCAGCGACACCGGCACCGTGTTCGAGACGCTGCAGTCCGAAGTCGGCAGACTGTACCACCAGAAGCGGGCGCTCCGGTCGGGGATGCTCGTGTACGTCGCCGTCGGGTGGACGACGGCGCTCCTCGTCGTCGGCATCACGGTGGCCACGGGCGCGCAGGTCTTCGACGGCTTCGCACAACTCTCCTCGATGTCGGACCTCTCAGGCGTCGCAATCGACCCGCAGGCCGTGGACCTCGAACGCGACCGGTACCGCATCTACGTGACGACGCAGGCGACGATGCTCGCCTCGGGGTGGTTCGCCGGCGTCGCCAGCAGGGGGCGGTACGAGGCGCTGCTTCACTCCGGCGCGCTGGTCGCCGTCTGCCACGCCGTCTTCGCGGGGGCGGGACTGATATGA
- a CDS encoding DUF7261 family protein, producing MVRVTRDRGQVVLLAAVVVAVALVPMALAYAQLGYEGGSDDAASAPGVDDARRALSASFTGAVVETDGEYDWDERAAAVAAVRADLTDDVARVEDAAAAGDQSLVVSYNGSEATGWAARNCPGGRGRAFGDCTVRDGVVVQRRGNETAVVAAAFDLAVVAPDERTNATVVVRAV from the coding sequence GTGGTCCGCGTGACCCGCGACAGGGGACAGGTCGTCCTCCTCGCGGCCGTCGTCGTCGCCGTCGCTCTCGTGCCGATGGCCCTCGCGTACGCGCAACTCGGCTACGAGGGCGGGAGCGACGACGCCGCCTCGGCCCCCGGCGTCGACGACGCCAGACGGGCGCTCTCGGCGTCGTTCACCGGAGCCGTCGTCGAGACGGACGGGGAGTACGACTGGGACGAGCGAGCGGCGGCGGTGGCGGCCGTCAGGGCCGACCTGACCGACGACGTCGCGCGCGTCGAGGACGCCGCGGCCGCCGGCGACCAGTCGCTCGTCGTCTCGTACAACGGGAGCGAGGCGACGGGGTGGGCCGCACGCAACTGCCCCGGGGGCCGGGGGAGAGCGTTCGGGGACTGTACGGTCCGGGACGGCGTGGTGGTGCAACGACGCGGCAACGAGACGGCCGTCGTCGCCGCGGCGTTCGACCTCGCCGTCGTCGCACCCGACGAGCGAACGAACGCGACGGTGGTCGTCCGGGCGGTGTGA
- a CDS encoding response regulator transcription factor codes for MTSKPNPMASGPHAAPATVLLADDNGVLRESFAYWLTQRTDWTVREAADGREAVASLDAAVDVVVLDRDMPKLTGDEVVDRLHETTFSGAVVVLSASRPDGGLNEDCVDEYLLKPVKCESLAAVLSTHLR; via the coding sequence GTGACCTCGAAACCGAACCCGATGGCGAGCGGACCGCACGCGGCACCCGCTACCGTCCTCCTCGCGGACGACAACGGCGTCCTGCGCGAGTCGTTCGCGTACTGGCTGACCCAGCGGACGGACTGGACCGTCCGCGAGGCCGCGGACGGGCGAGAGGCGGTCGCGAGCCTCGACGCCGCCGTCGACGTCGTCGTGCTGGACCGCGACATGCCGAAACTCACCGGCGACGAGGTGGTCGACAGACTGCACGAGACGACGTTCTCGGGGGCCGTCGTCGTCCTGAGCGCGTCCCGCCCCGACGGCGGACTGAACGAGGACTGCGTCGACGAGTACCTGCTGAAACCCGTCAAGTGCGAGTCGCTCGCCGCGGTTCTCTCGACGCACCTTCGGTGA